Proteins encoded together in one Sphingomonas radiodurans window:
- the gmk gene encoding guanylate kinase produces the protein MAASPPTDPHGFHRRGLLFVLSSPSGAGKSTIAKKLLAADDGLSMSVSYTTRPIRPGEEDGKDYHFVSLDRFREMVADHGFLEWAHVFDNRYGTPKADVFHTLSEGHDILFDIDWQGAQQLHQLAGGDVVRVFILPPSMAILRDRLEKRATDSQEVIDARMARAANEVSHWDGYDYVLVNDDLDRCFEDVRKILAAERLKRSRQTGIIGFIRSLLKN, from the coding sequence ATGGCCGCATCCCCCCCCACCGACCCGCACGGCTTCCACCGGCGCGGGTTGTTGTTCGTCCTGTCGTCGCCGTCAGGGGCGGGCAAATCGACCATCGCCAAGAAGCTGCTCGCGGCCGACGACGGGCTGTCGATGTCGGTATCCTACACCACCCGCCCGATCCGCCCGGGCGAGGAGGACGGCAAGGATTATCATTTCGTCTCGCTCGATCGCTTCCGCGAGATGGTTGCCGACCACGGCTTCCTCGAATGGGCGCACGTCTTCGACAATCGCTACGGCACCCCAAAGGCGGACGTCTTTCACACGCTGAGCGAAGGCCATGACATCCTGTTCGACATCGACTGGCAGGGCGCGCAGCAGCTCCACCAGCTCGCTGGCGGTGACGTGGTCCGCGTGTTCATCCTGCCGCCGTCGATGGCGATCCTGCGCGACCGGCTGGAAAAGCGCGCCACCGACAGCCAGGAAGTGATCGACGCGCGCATGGCGCGCGCCGCAAACGAGGTAAGCCATTGGGACGGCTACGATTACGTCCTGGTCAACGACGATCTCGATCGCTGTTTCGAGGACGTCCGCAAGATCCTGGCCGCCGAGCGCCTTAAGCGGTCTCGGCAGACCGGGATCATCGGCTTCATCCGCAGCCTGTTGAAGAACTGA
- the hisA gene encoding 1-(5-phosphoribosyl)-5-[(5-phosphoribosylamino)methylideneamino]imidazole-4-carboxamide isomerase translates to MSLIVFPAIDLKAGQVVRLAEGDMDRATVYGDDPAAQAMLFAEAGAGHLHVVDLDGAFAGESRNGDAVRAIVDRFPGHVQLGGGIRTPASVDGWFEAGVSRVVIGTAALENPQFVRDMAAAFPGGIVVAVDARDGMVATKGWADVSTTSAVDLARRFEDAGVAALLFTDVGRDGMLKGCNVEATVDLARAVSIPVIASGGVKGIAEIHVLALHARDGIEGVITGRALYDGRLDLAAALNVAAAA, encoded by the coding sequence GTGAGCCTCATCGTATTTCCCGCGATCGACCTGAAGGCCGGGCAAGTCGTTCGGCTTGCCGAGGGCGATATGGATCGCGCGACGGTCTATGGCGACGATCCAGCAGCGCAGGCGATGCTATTCGCCGAGGCGGGCGCCGGGCATCTGCATGTGGTCGACCTGGATGGCGCGTTCGCCGGCGAGAGCCGCAACGGCGATGCGGTGCGGGCGATCGTCGACCGCTTTCCGGGGCATGTTCAGCTTGGTGGCGGCATCCGGACGCCGGCGAGCGTGGATGGCTGGTTCGAAGCTGGCGTCTCGCGGGTCGTGATCGGCACCGCGGCGCTCGAGAACCCGCAGTTCGTGCGCGACATGGCGGCGGCGTTTCCGGGCGGGATCGTGGTTGCGGTCGATGCGCGTGACGGGATGGTGGCGACCAAGGGCTGGGCCGATGTGTCGACGACCAGCGCGGTCGATCTCGCGCGGCGGTTCGAGGATGCCGGGGTCGCGGCGCTGCTGTTCACCGACGTGGGGCGCGACGGGATGCTGAAGGGCTGCAACGTCGAGGCGACGGTGGATCTGGCGCGTGCCGTCTCAATCCCGGTGATCGCGAGCGGCGGGGTGAAGGGCATTGCCGAGATCCACGTGCTGGCGCTGCATGCGCGCGACGGGATCGAGGGGGTAATCACGGGCCGCGCGCTGTATGACGGGCGGCTCGATTTGGCAGCGGCGTTGAACGTGGCGGCCGCGGCGTGA
- a CDS encoding ATP12 family chaperone protein, whose amino-acid sequence MKRFWTDVSVDADRVVRLDARPVRTPGRTPLALPTDALATAVADEWRAVGETIDPRAMPLTGLANAAIDRVAPDPGLFAAGLASYAESDLLCYRAEAPAELVAREAAAWDPLLDWARVRYDVHFACVGGIMHRAQPPATVARLSEAVASRPPFALVALQPIVTITGTLVGTLALVEGAIDAEGLWTAATVDETWQVERWGEDALAAAARDARRREYDAAVRFLRLLG is encoded by the coding sequence ATGAAGCGTTTCTGGACGGACGTGAGCGTCGATGCCGATCGCGTGGTGCGGCTGGACGCGCGGCCGGTGCGCACGCCGGGGCGGACGCCGCTCGCTCTGCCGACCGATGCCTTGGCGACGGCGGTAGCCGACGAATGGCGCGCGGTGGGCGAGACGATCGATCCGCGTGCGATGCCGCTGACGGGGCTCGCCAATGCGGCGATCGATCGCGTTGCGCCTGATCCTGGTCTGTTTGCCGCGGGCTTGGCGAGCTACGCCGAGAGCGACCTGCTCTGTTATCGGGCGGAGGCGCCGGCGGAGCTGGTGGCGCGCGAGGCGGCGGCGTGGGATCCGCTGCTCGACTGGGCGCGGGTACGGTACGACGTGCATTTCGCCTGCGTCGGCGGGATCATGCACCGGGCGCAGCCACCGGCCACCGTCGCGCGGCTGAGCGAAGCGGTGGCGAGCCGCCCGCCGTTCGCGCTGGTCGCGCTGCAGCCGATCGTGACGATCACGGGGACGCTGGTGGGGACGCTCGCGCTGGTCGAGGGCGCGATCGACGCCGAGGGCTTGTGGACTGCGGCGACGGTCGACGAGACCTGGCAGGTGGAGCGGTGGGGCGAGGATGCGCTGGCCGCGGCGGCGCGCGATGCCCGGCGCCGCGAATATGACGCCGCCGTCCGGTTTCTTCGGCTACTCGGCTGA
- the hisB gene encoding imidazoleglycerol-phosphate dehydratase HisB, translated as MRTATIRRDTSETTIAVTVNLDGTGIYRVSTGVGFFDHMLEQLSRHSLIDLDVETKGDLHIDQHHTVEDTGIAIGEAIATALGDKRGIRRYGDALSPMDETLTRVALDISGRPWLVWDTEFTQKKLGEMDTELFKHWFHSFAQAAGITLHVETLHGENNHHIAESAFKGLARALRTAVEIDPRKADAIPSTKGVL; from the coding sequence ATGCGCACTGCCACCATCCGCCGCGACACCAGCGAAACCACGATTGCCGTTACCGTCAACCTCGACGGCACCGGCATCTACCGCGTGTCGACCGGTGTCGGCTTCTTCGATCACATGCTCGAGCAACTGTCGCGGCACTCGCTGATCGACCTCGACGTGGAGACGAAGGGCGATCTGCACATCGACCAGCATCATACCGTCGAGGACACCGGCATCGCGATCGGCGAGGCGATCGCCACGGCGCTCGGCGACAAGCGCGGCATCCGCCGCTATGGCGACGCGCTGTCGCCGATGGACGAGACGCTGACGCGGGTTGCGCTCGACATCTCGGGCCGGCCGTGGCTGGTGTGGGACACCGAGTTCACGCAGAAGAAGCTGGGCGAGATGGACACCGAGCTATTCAAGCACTGGTTCCACAGCTTCGCGCAGGCGGCCGGGATCACGCTGCACGTCGAGACGCTGCACGGCGAGAACAACCATCACATCGCCGAAAGCGCCTTCAAGGGCCTGGCGCGCGCGCTGCGCACCGCGGTGGAGATCGATCCGCGCAAGGCGGACGCGATCCCGTCGACCAAGGGGGTGCTGTGA
- a CDS encoding SspB family protein: MDDQSQDSLIPYDEIVQEALRAVVGRVLGSVAEGGGLPGEHHFYITFKTQGAGVDIPKRLIERFPDEMTIVLQNRYWDLTVDDTRFSVGLSFNQVPSKLVIPYSAITGFHDPSVNFELRFQAQEGPGDGPGPHDPAENDGSPVTAPADDGSNVVSVDFKRKK, from the coding sequence ATGGACGATCAATCACAAGACAGCCTGATTCCGTACGACGAGATCGTGCAGGAGGCGCTGCGCGCCGTCGTCGGCCGCGTGCTCGGCTCGGTCGCCGAAGGCGGCGGGCTGCCCGGCGAGCATCATTTCTACATCACCTTCAAGACGCAAGGCGCCGGCGTCGACATCCCCAAACGGCTGATCGAGCGCTTCCCCGATGAAATGACGATCGTGCTGCAGAACCGCTACTGGGATCTGACGGTGGACGACACGCGTTTTTCGGTCGGCCTCAGCTTCAATCAGGTGCCCTCGAAGCTCGTCATTCCCTATTCGGCAATCACTGGTTTCCACGATCCGTCGGTGAATTTCGAGCTGCGCTTCCAGGCGCAGGAAGGCCCCGGCGACGGCCCCGGCCCGCACGACCCGGCCGAAAACGACGGCTCACCGGTAACGGCGCCAGCCGACGACGGCTCGAACGTGGTCAGCGTGGATTTCAAGCGCAAGAAATAG
- the fumC gene encoding class II fumarate hydratase: protein MTRTETDSLGPIDVPANAYWGAQTQRSIENFPFPSTERMPLAIVHALALVKQAAARVNRKHGLDAEKAQAIEAAAAEVVAGALDDQFPLVIWQTGSGTQSNMNANEVIAGRANELLTGTRGGKAPVHPNDDVNRSQSSNDSFPTALHVAAARGVADRLQPALARLLDAVAAKATAWKHIVKIGRTHLQDATPMTLGQEFSGYARQLETAGSRIGQAHMEVLALAQGGTAVGTGLNAPAKFDRDMAVELSALTGLRFVPADNKFEALASNDALVHLSSTLATLAVALTKIANDIRLLGSGPRCGIGELILPANEPGSSIMPGKVNPTQVEMLTMVAAQVIGNHAAITVGGMQGHLELNVFKPMIGAAVLRSIDLLAVGMTSFAERCIDGLEADERRIAELLDRSLMLVTALAPEIGYDNAAKIAKHAHEQGLTLREAGLALGLVDGETFDRVVRPEAMLGT from the coding sequence ATGACACGCACCGAAACCGACTCGCTCGGCCCGATCGACGTCCCCGCCAACGCCTATTGGGGCGCCCAAACGCAGCGTTCGATCGAGAACTTCCCGTTCCCGTCCACCGAGCGGATGCCGCTCGCGATTGTCCACGCGCTCGCGCTGGTTAAGCAGGCCGCCGCCCGCGTGAACCGCAAGCACGGGCTCGATGCGGAAAAGGCGCAGGCGATCGAGGCAGCCGCCGCGGAAGTCGTCGCCGGCGCGCTCGACGATCAGTTCCCGCTGGTCATCTGGCAAACCGGCAGCGGCACGCAAAGCAACATGAACGCCAACGAAGTGATCGCCGGCCGCGCCAACGAACTGCTCACCGGCACCCGCGGCGGCAAGGCGCCGGTCCACCCCAACGACGACGTCAACCGCAGCCAGTCCTCGAACGATAGCTTCCCCACCGCGCTTCACGTCGCCGCTGCGCGCGGCGTGGCGGATCGCCTCCAGCCGGCACTCGCGCGGCTGCTGGACGCGGTCGCCGCGAAGGCGACCGCGTGGAAGCACATCGTAAAGATCGGCCGCACGCACTTGCAGGACGCGACCCCCATGACGCTCGGGCAGGAATTCTCGGGCTATGCACGTCAGCTCGAAACCGCCGGTTCCAGGATTGGGCAGGCGCACATGGAAGTGCTGGCGCTCGCGCAAGGCGGCACCGCCGTCGGCACCGGCCTCAACGCGCCCGCAAAGTTCGATCGCGACATGGCGGTCGAGCTTTCCGCGCTGACCGGCCTGCGCTTCGTTCCCGCCGACAACAAGTTCGAGGCGCTGGCGAGCAACGACGCGCTCGTCCACCTTTCCAGCACGCTCGCCACGCTCGCCGTCGCGCTCACCAAGATCGCGAACGACATCCGCCTGCTCGGCTCGGGTCCGCGCTGCGGGATCGGCGAACTGATCCTGCCCGCCAACGAGCCCGGCAGCTCGATCATGCCCGGCAAGGTCAACCCGACTCAAGTCGAGATGCTGACGATGGTCGCCGCCCAAGTGATCGGCAATCATGCCGCGATCACCGTCGGCGGGATGCAGGGCCACCTCGAACTCAACGTCTTCAAGCCGATGATCGGCGCCGCGGTGCTGCGCTCGATCGACCTGCTGGCGGTCGGCATGACGAGCTTCGCCGAGCGCTGCATCGATGGCCTCGAAGCCGACGAGCGCCGCATCGCCGAACTGCTCGATCGCTCACTGATGCTCGTCACCGCGCTCGCGCCCGAAATCGGCTACGACAATGCCGCCAAGATCGCCAAGCACGCGCATGAACAGGGCCTCACCTTGCGCGAGGCCGGGCTTGCGCTCGGGCTGGTCGATGGCGAAACATTCGATCGCGTCGTGCGGCCCGAGGCGATGCTCGGAACCTGA
- a CDS encoding KAP family P-loop NTPase fold protein — translation MANNPSDIWKGDRLGRHGEAVMLERFLTSEAAALASLDRKEAYVLALDAPYGEGKSWFLKRFREHLALNHPVAFYDAWVDDGNHEPLVGIMAALEVALKDFLRTKALRTRFSAMTRAALPILGKALLGAGTKAVGKYVGETIFDDAAATVTEKAKGTKKEDDDNSPLVTGLDKLGEGVSEIVDGAGKALLEQYRKRAASREAFKANLLAIAEGFETDDDPRVSPIYIIVDELDRCRPSFAIQLLEEIKHLFDVPGVVFVIALHSGQLTHSIKAIYGEGFESDDYLRRFFSRSYTLRRPSIKELVISHFESIAPWKASMNYPPSLVDGAPKHLSVPEIAGELLSAWDVTPREAIAIMDAFRVFVHTWEDNQTPIELPLLLGLLIKLVRGEELFPELKRTRGTQPKFVLPSSNRDRGWDTAAANELFIMYQVGMNNTLPNRLQHFGDGGVEGYGKGTLMREFAVKHHNSYENSSPPATSWSTYPDRLRIVGRFVASDGLNDGITLNG, via the coding sequence GTGGCCAACAATCCAAGCGATATCTGGAAGGGCGACCGCCTAGGGCGTCATGGTGAAGCGGTGATGCTCGAACGCTTCCTAACGTCCGAGGCAGCTGCCTTGGCCAGCTTAGACCGCAAGGAAGCCTACGTGCTCGCTCTGGACGCGCCTTACGGCGAGGGGAAGAGCTGGTTCCTCAAGCGCTTTCGCGAACACCTCGCCCTAAATCACCCGGTCGCGTTCTATGACGCTTGGGTGGATGACGGGAACCACGAACCGCTGGTGGGCATCATGGCCGCGTTAGAAGTGGCCCTGAAAGACTTTTTAAGAACGAAGGCCCTGCGTACTCGATTTAGCGCGATGACCAGGGCAGCCCTTCCAATCCTCGGAAAAGCACTGCTCGGCGCGGGAACCAAGGCGGTCGGCAAGTATGTCGGCGAAACCATTTTTGACGATGCCGCGGCGACAGTAACCGAGAAAGCAAAGGGGACAAAGAAAGAGGATGATGACAATAGCCCGCTTGTCACCGGTTTAGATAAGCTAGGTGAGGGCGTTAGCGAGATTGTCGACGGGGCGGGAAAGGCGCTCCTAGAGCAGTATCGTAAGCGAGCCGCGAGCCGAGAGGCTTTTAAGGCCAACTTGCTTGCGATCGCGGAAGGCTTTGAAACGGACGACGATCCGCGGGTGTCGCCAATTTATATTATCGTAGACGAACTTGATCGCTGCCGACCTAGTTTTGCAATTCAGCTACTAGAAGAGATAAAGCACCTTTTTGACGTTCCCGGGGTCGTGTTCGTGATTGCGCTGCACAGCGGACAACTGACTCATAGCATCAAGGCAATCTACGGTGAGGGCTTTGAAAGCGATGATTATCTCCGTCGTTTTTTCAGTCGATCTTATACCCTGCGCCGCCCCTCGATCAAAGAACTGGTCATCAGTCATTTTGAGAGTATCGCTCCATGGAAAGCTAGCATGAACTACCCACCGTCACTGGTGGATGGAGCACCGAAGCATTTGAGTGTGCCTGAAATTGCGGGAGAACTGCTGTCTGCTTGGGACGTAACTCCACGGGAAGCGATTGCTATAATGGATGCGTTTCGGGTTTTTGTTCATACATGGGAGGATAACCAAACGCCAATCGAGTTGCCACTCCTACTTGGCTTGCTCATCAAACTTGTGCGTGGTGAGGAGTTATTCCCTGAACTAAAGCGTACGCGTGGTACGCAACCTAAATTTGTACTTCCCTCATCAAACCGAGACCGGGGATGGGACACGGCTGCCGCTAACGAACTGTTCATCATGTACCAAGTGGGAATGAACAACACTCTTCCGAACCGATTACAGCATTTTGGTGATGGCGGAGTGGAGGGCTACGGTAAAGGCACGTTGATGCGCGAGTTCGCTGTAAAACATCACAACTCATACGAGAATAGTTCGCCGCCAGCGACTAGCTGGTCCACCTACCCGGACCGGCTCAGGATCGTAGGTCGTTTCGTCGCTTCCGACGGTTTAAACGACGGCATAACACTTAATGGATAG
- a CDS encoding ParA family protein: MRVLAMASQKGGSGKTTLSGHLAVQAQRAGAGPVVLIDIDPQGSLADWWNERSDDYPAFAQTSVARLAADIEILRQQGFKLAVIDTPPAITVAIQYVIQVAELIVIPTRPSPHDLRAVGATVDLCERAGKPLIFVVNAATPGARITSDAVLALSHHGTVAPTMIHQRTDLAASMIDGRTVMEIDPQGRSAAEITALWSYISDRLEKNFRRTIFAAPGKPGFAGPRVAAGGFGRRVVSS, translated from the coding sequence ATGCGCGTTCTAGCGATGGCATCGCAGAAAGGTGGGTCGGGAAAGACCACACTGTCAGGTCACCTGGCGGTGCAGGCGCAGCGCGCCGGCGCTGGGCCGGTCGTGCTGATCGACATCGATCCGCAGGGCTCGCTCGCCGATTGGTGGAACGAGCGGTCGGATGATTATCCCGCCTTCGCGCAGACCAGCGTCGCGCGGCTCGCCGCCGATATCGAGATCCTGCGCCAGCAAGGCTTCAAGCTCGCGGTGATCGACACGCCGCCCGCGATCACCGTCGCGATCCAATATGTTATCCAGGTCGCCGAGCTGATCGTCATCCCCACGCGCCCCAGCCCGCACGATCTGCGCGCGGTCGGCGCCACGGTCGATCTGTGCGAGCGCGCCGGCAAGCCGCTGATCTTCGTCGTCAACGCCGCGACCCCCGGCGCGCGGATCACCAGCGATGCGGTGCTTGCCCTGTCGCATCACGGCACTGTCGCACCGACAATGATCCACCAGCGCACCGATCTCGCCGCCTCGATGATCGACGGCCGCACGGTGATGGAGATCGACCCCCAGGGCCGCTCCGCCGCCGAAATCACCGCGCTGTGGAGCTATATCTCCGACCGCCTCGAAAAGAATTTCCGCCGCACCATCTTCGCGGCGCCCGGCAAGCCGGGCTTCGCCGGTCCCCGCGTCGCAGCCGGCGGCTTCGGCCGGCGGGTGGTGTCCTCATGA
- the hisH gene encoding imidazole glycerol phosphate synthase subunit HisH, with the protein MTLALVDIQSGNLHSVENALRAAGASDVVITADPDVIAKADRIVLPGVGAFGACAANLRAVDGLEAALRRRVLDEAAPFLGICVGMQLLADRGEELGQYEGLGWIAGIVRRIDPAGTDAKVPHMGWNDVTPVGEHPLVVPGEAYFLHSYAFEGEGVIARTDHAGPVTAAIGRDTIVGVQFHPEKSQRYGLDLLARFLEWRP; encoded by the coding sequence GTGACGCTGGCGCTGGTCGATATCCAGTCGGGCAACCTCCACTCGGTCGAGAATGCCTTGCGCGCGGCAGGCGCGAGCGACGTGGTGATCACCGCGGATCCGGACGTGATCGCGAAGGCCGATCGGATCGTCCTGCCCGGCGTCGGGGCGTTCGGGGCGTGCGCGGCGAATTTGCGTGCGGTGGATGGGCTGGAGGCGGCATTGCGGCGGCGTGTGCTCGACGAGGCGGCGCCGTTTCTCGGCATTTGCGTGGGAATGCAATTGCTTGCCGACCGCGGCGAGGAACTTGGGCAGTATGAGGGGCTTGGCTGGATTGCGGGAATTGTGCGGCGGATCGATCCGGCGGGCACGGATGCCAAGGTGCCGCACATGGGGTGGAACGACGTGACGCCGGTGGGCGAGCATCCGCTCGTCGTGCCGGGCGAGGCGTATTTCCTGCACAGCTATGCCTTCGAAGGTGAAGGCGTAATTGCGCGGACCGATCATGCCGGCCCCGTGACCGCGGCGATCGGGCGCGACACGATCGTCGGCGTGCAATTCCATCCCGAGAAGAGCCAGCGCTATGGCCTCGATCTTCTTGCACGCTTTCTGGAGTGGCGGCCGTGA
- a CDS encoding RluA family pseudouridine synthase, which produces MSEPVRQFTVALDDDGIRVDRWCKRHLADTSFTTVAKWARTGQIRLDGARVGPGDRIAAGQVLRLPPEEAPRDDPKPKRERPPLSEDEMAFAREMVIHQDTGAFVLNKPPGLATQGGTKTTQHVDGLLDALQFEAEGRPKLVHRLDKDTSGALLVARSVRAAAFFSKAFSSRSAKKVYWALVVGAPSIEDGTVDLPLNKQPGTGGEKMHVDEEGGMPSRSRYRVIERAGNRAAWVELQPFTGRTHQLRVHMAAIGHPIVGDGKYGGPAAFLTGGISRKMHLHARRIRVDHPDGGEIDVTAEIPTHFRESLALLGFEEPLGDMMPLDTKPEPTREDRKAAGRAHAKQVRKARRGERRGRGTRE; this is translated from the coding sequence ATGAGCGAGCCAGTACGGCAGTTCACCGTCGCGCTCGACGATGATGGCATTCGCGTCGATCGCTGGTGCAAGCGGCATCTGGCTGACACGAGCTTCACGACGGTCGCGAAATGGGCACGGACCGGGCAGATCCGGCTGGATGGCGCGCGCGTCGGCCCGGGCGATCGGATCGCGGCAGGACAGGTGCTGCGGCTGCCGCCCGAGGAAGCGCCGCGCGATGATCCCAAGCCGAAGCGCGAGCGGCCGCCGCTGAGCGAGGACGAAATGGCGTTCGCGCGCGAGATGGTGATCCACCAGGACACCGGGGCATTTGTGCTCAACAAGCCCCCTGGGCTTGCGACGCAGGGCGGCACCAAAACGACGCAGCATGTCGATGGGCTGCTCGACGCGCTGCAGTTCGAGGCGGAGGGGCGGCCCAAGCTGGTCCATCGGCTCGACAAGGATACGTCGGGCGCATTGCTCGTCGCGCGATCGGTGCGGGCGGCGGCGTTCTTTTCCAAGGCGTTTTCGAGCCGGTCGGCGAAGAAGGTGTATTGGGCGCTGGTGGTCGGCGCGCCGTCGATCGAGGACGGGACGGTCGACCTGCCGCTCAACAAGCAGCCGGGCACTGGCGGCGAGAAGATGCACGTGGACGAGGAGGGCGGCATGCCCTCGCGCAGCCGCTATCGCGTGATCGAGCGTGCGGGCAATCGCGCGGCGTGGGTCGAGCTGCAGCCGTTCACGGGGCGGACGCACCAGTTGCGCGTCCATATGGCGGCGATCGGGCATCCGATCGTGGGCGACGGGAAGTATGGCGGGCCGGCGGCGTTCCTGACCGGCGGGATCAGCCGCAAGATGCACCTCCACGCGCGCCGCATCCGCGTCGATCACCCGGATGGGGGTGAGATCGACGTCACCGCCGAGATTCCGACGCATTTCAGGGAAAGCCTGGCGTTGTTAGGGTTCGAGGAGCCGTTGGGCGACATGATGCCGCTCGATACGAAGCCCGAGCCGACGCGCGAGGATCGCAAGGCGGCGGGGCGCGCGCATGCCAAGCAGGTGCGCAAGGCGCGGCGTGGCGAGCGGCGTGGGCGCGGGACGCGGGAGTAG
- a CDS encoding SPOR domain-containing protein, with protein MNKAYLSGLAGLIMVAAPAMADVKQGVDAWSRGDYKTAVEMWRPLATAGDADAQFNLGQAYKLGRGVPVDLPMAIEWFRKAAVQGHAQAIDNYGLALFQDGKKAEALPWLEKSVARDEKRTQLVLGTMLFNADGVPRDWVRAYALVTRSSQQSLPQASQTLAQMDQYIPEADRQKGLVLARKYETDARAMAVATPPAPPTGRTAGAGAPTGMVKVPPVARPSPAARPTPAPRPVAAAPVPAPRPGTAAPVPRTTVSGGGWRIQLGAFRDESNARDLWAKVGARTGGSASYPKAGSVTRLQAGGFASKAAAQAACRKAGVACVVVAP; from the coding sequence ATGAACAAGGCGTATCTTAGTGGGTTGGCCGGGCTGATCATGGTGGCGGCGCCGGCAATGGCGGACGTGAAGCAGGGCGTCGATGCGTGGAGCCGCGGCGACTATAAGACCGCGGTCGAGATGTGGCGGCCGCTTGCCACCGCCGGCGACGCGGATGCGCAGTTCAACCTGGGCCAGGCCTATAAGCTGGGCCGCGGCGTGCCGGTCGACCTGCCGATGGCGATCGAATGGTTCCGCAAAGCGGCGGTGCAGGGCCATGCGCAGGCGATCGACAATTACGGCCTCGCGCTGTTCCAGGACGGCAAGAAAGCCGAGGCGCTGCCGTGGCTGGAAAAGTCGGTCGCGCGCGACGAGAAGCGCACGCAGCTCGTATTGGGCACGATGCTGTTCAACGCCGATGGCGTGCCCAGGGACTGGGTACGCGCCTATGCGCTGGTGACGCGATCGTCGCAGCAGAGCCTGCCGCAAGCCTCGCAGACGCTGGCGCAGATGGACCAGTATATCCCCGAGGCGGATCGGCAGAAGGGCCTGGTGCTCGCACGTAAATACGAGACGGATGCGCGCGCGATGGCGGTCGCCACCCCGCCGGCACCGCCGACTGGGCGGACGGCTGGCGCCGGCGCGCCGACGGGCATGGTCAAGGTTCCGCCGGTTGCGAGGCCAAGCCCTGCCGCTCGGCCGACCCCTGCCCCACGGCCGGTCGCGGCAGCGCCGGTGCCAGCGCCGCGCCCGGGGACGGCTGCGCCCGTACCGCGGACCACGGTCAGCGGCGGTGGTTGGCGGATCCAGCTTGGGGCGTTTCGCGACGAGAGCAATGCGCGTGACTTGTGGGCGAAGGTCGGCGCGCGCACCGGGGGCAGCGCGAGCTATCCCAAGGCGGGCAGCGTGACTCGGCTGCAGGCGGGCGGGTTCGCGTCGAAGGCGGCGGCGCAGGCGGCGTGCCGCAAGGCCGGCGTCGCGTGCGTGGTGGTCGCGCCCTGA
- the crcB gene encoding fluoride efflux transporter CrcB yields MNALFLVMAGGAVGAGLRHLVGRAMLASFGPGWPWGTLTVNLIGGLAMGVLAGVLLRTASGEFWRLLLGVGVLGGFTTFSAFSLDAVLMIERGELGAMLLYVVLSVLGSIAALALGLSLTRAMA; encoded by the coding sequence ATGAATGCTTTGTTTCTCGTGATGGCCGGCGGCGCCGTTGGTGCCGGGCTGCGCCATCTGGTCGGGCGCGCCATGCTCGCCAGCTTCGGGCCGGGGTGGCCGTGGGGCACGCTGACCGTCAATCTGATCGGCGGGCTCGCGATGGGCGTGCTCGCGGGGGTGCTGCTGCGGACGGCGAGTGGCGAGTTCTGGCGGTTGCTGCTGGGCGTGGGCGTGCTTGGCGGGTTCACCACGTTTTCGGCGTTCTCGCTCGACGCGGTGCTGATGATCGAGCGCGGCGAGCTGGGCGCGATGCTGCTATATGTCGTGCTGTCGGTGCTGGGGTCGATCGCGGCGCTGGCGCTGGGGCTCAGCCTGACGCGAGCGATGGCATGA